The Aethina tumida isolate Nest 87 chromosome 5, icAetTumi1.1, whole genome shotgun sequence genomic sequence ctaTAATTATGAGTACGAAAGAGGTTGAAATACCTGAATAAAGCCCTTCTTGCACGTGCAGACGTTTGGTGCGGTGCAGTTACCATTTTCACACCCGTTTTCGCAGATTGGCTGACACTCGTAGTGGTGGTGCGGTTTCCTTTCCCAACCAGAACAGCATATATCTATTCTGCTGAGTCCAGCTCTGGACTAGAACaggtaaattgatatttattgctCCTACCGTTTAAATGGAGTTTAGTGTAAATCGATTGCTTTGGCCGTGAAAACGTACTGGACTTCTATAAACATGGAAATTATACCACACAATCTAGCAACTAAATCTACAGTCACGACATTACAGGTGGTTGTTTAACCTTGACTTTTTTCTCAGGAGAGGACACAAATATGGaatgatgaaaaattaatgatcaatgttttaaaatgaaggTCCTTACGCCATTTCCTCTAGGAATATTATGTCCCAATTTGGCTCTATCGGCCGGATGGATCAGGTCCAGGGTTCTGGAAAGGACAGTTAGAAGTAAACTGCAGTTTAGGATCAGTTGCCTACTTACGGTACTTCCAGGGAGCAAATTCCAGCTCTGGATCCGTTTCCTGAGGGGCCAGTCACTGCACTTTGGGCAACACCTGACACCACAATAAGTAACATCAGTGAGCCAAGCATGTTGTTCACCGTGAACAACGCCATGTTGATACTAAAAATTGCTTGTAGTTAATTTCtagttaaatacttttaatctGAAGTGTGGGCGATTGTGCGGATCCGTATGTGTTTCATCGAAGGGTTGGCAGATGAATGTTTTAAGACGTAGATATGTTAAATTTGACTGATAACTTAACGGTACTAGtcgttaatagttttaaatcgTGACTGATAATGATGGGTGATAACCCAAAAAgaaatttgtgaaataaaaataaataagtttattaatcaTATCTGTCTAAAATATGATAGTGGCAACAAACATTCAAATGGAGGCTTCCTAATCTGTGTTGAtggttgtaatttaaatttctagaaAAGAATTGTGTGTGAAGTGCATGTTAACCCGTGTATTCTTGCAATTACGGATGTTATTTCCGATTTGTCTTCTTTTATCGCAATTCTTTTATCAGAAATAATTAGTACTCGTAATTGGAATCAACAAAGCTTTCgatataaaaaaacagttaCTCTCTCTCTCCACTCTTTTAATCATTTCCTaacaaaaactatttgaaaCGCACGCCATAATACCTGAAATAAATAGCAAACGCccgaaagaaattttatttctcatGTCGTGAAAGAAAGTTTGGTAAATTATGTGGGCAAGAAACTTTACATACTAGTTCAAACTGAAGCGCAGTGctgtaatttaaacaatgaaaCGGTGTCGTGTAACCTATAAAGGCTAATATTGTACCACTGTTTGTTATTCTGTGCACTCTCCTAAAAACAGTGTGTACTCGTTGGGTTTGTGTATAATTAAACTACAACACCCACAACCGCCGCTACTATGTTAAAGCATTTTAACGAGCCCATTTTCTAACACAGATCGGGGCTAACGAATGACATGGAGTCAATTAACGACtggtttctaattaaatacctAAACTTAATCTTGATACGATGACAAACGGTGTCTTACCGATCGAATTGtatcgaaaataaaaacaatggatCTGTTAGTTCTTTCTTTAAGTGCCGTTAGGCCTGGTGTTGAGAGCATGAAACTCGCCAGTGGGATCGTGTTACATTTCAAGGGCAACAAaccgttttaaaataaaggcaCATTGTGGTCACAGGAGCATGATACTATACGAATTCTAAAAGTGTATCGTGTTTGTCTCGTCATCATCTAATTTCAGCCATTTTTTGACCTCAATCAATCTTTTCCAGTTGGAGGTGGTCGTTTTTTATCCAGAGTtgacaaattttttactatgTAGTGTGGATGGATTTAATGGATTTTTGGgaacacattttatatagATACAACATACACACACATGTTTGggtctaaataataataaaaaatgctaataatgaactatttttactataatataactatttttattataatgttaaaactttaaaattttcaaacctATAACGTAAACCTccgtaattttattgtaaaaattgttaatgtactgatttttataatgttaaattactaaaaccaacctaacttaacctaacctaatctcACTAATTAGCAATTCATTTCTCATGAGTGAAAAAGGATTCTTATTATTAGACATTTATTCTTActagattttataatatctaatattaGTGTTAAGAATCTATACATTCTAAATTCACTTCTCATTTGTGACAAAGtatcattattttagaaaaaaattctttaaaagcaaattattgaaaatattggacctaacctaacctcgCTAATGAGCAATTCTCTTCTCAAGAATTAGAAGGGTTACTTATTGCAAAGAGAAGTGATTAAAAACAACcttattgatattataatatcaatatCAAGAATCAATACTTGATAGTTTAcatgataaataaatgaatatcttAAGGTTGCTGAGTTCAGAAGTGCTCCAGGAGAATTGTTTGGTCCAAGAGTGCTGATAAACCTGAaggtttaaatttagtgtttacatattttgataaGTTAAATGACTTAACCTAACATAGCTTAATTCAACTTAACTTCACCAAGGAGAAATTCACTTTTCATTTACGACAAAGGATcattattttagagaaaaaatgCTCTTCTCATAAATGAAAAGGGATGTTtattaaagagaaaaattattaaaaacgacTTTACCAaagtgataataattaatattagtattaagAATCAATACTTAATAGTTCAGAAGTGTTTTATGAGAAATGTTTGCAATGTTTTTGATAACCTAAGGTTAAATGACTTAACCTAACCCGGCTTAATTcaacttaattttactaatgtgAACTTCACTTCTCATTTATGACAAAGGATGATTAATTCagagaaaaattgtttaaaaacaagtgATTAGGATGTTGAATTTAATCTAACCTCGCTAATGAGTAATTCCGTTCTCACGAATGAGATGGGATTCTTATAaagattattatatacaacTTTACCAAAGTgtcaataaacaatatttgacagttcacttaataaataaataaatatattcttaatgcTGCTGTGTTCAGAAATGCAAGAGAAATGTTAGGACCAaggatgatgatgatgaccAGAAGGTTTAAACTTGGAGTTAGGATGTcgaacctaacctaaccttgCTAATGAGAGAcaggaaaattattaaaaacaactttatCAAAGTTtcagtattaatattagtgTCCAGCTACAATATTTGAtagtttacataataataaataaataaataaatatctttttaggGTTGCTGGGTTGAGAAGTGCTTCAGGAGAACATGCTCCAAAAGTGCTGACAATGACCTGAAGGTTCAAACTTggtgtttatatattttgacaaaGTTTATATCAATTAACTGGTTCTGGTGAACGTGCCAATTGTAATTCATAAgtgtaattgttattatttttatcatctcATATTGCTAATTTCTTGTTTaccataaaaaacatgttaaaCAAGGTTGGCGTGTAAAAATagcattgtaataaataatctcaatAGCCGGAAAAACAttgttgatataattatttttaaaataaatgcgtcctttaaatttaatttgttgcaacCTTGCTGAATTCGACATCTCCATTTTGCCCTCAGTAAAAGTGACTTGTCAATACATCAATTTACAGTCACGGTTTCGTATCATTTCCGCCCTTAACAGGAAATCTTTCGAAATCAACGACACTTTCGACTTCTGCAGACCATTTCGAATCAATTTAGTCGACGCTAGTTGCACTTAAAAATAGAGTTGTTTTGCTAGACgtaataaaaaggaaaatttaacaCAACAATCGATACACAATGTTTGAAGTGACCTCTAATGTAGATGGAACATTATGTATTCCACCCGCGACTTATGTATCATTTGTTGTACGGTCAAAAATCATTGTTACCGCAAACGGTATTGCACCGACATTGGCCCATTATTTTCAGTCTTAATTGTCTACGTGACAATAACGCAAACGACAAGTGATTGCACAATGGGATTTCATACACATTAACCAGAGTCATGACTAAGTTATCgaagtgaataatttttaattaaaactactttTTGATTGCTTCCCgaatttatttgaactttGAACAACATTTCCAAGAACGTTATCACCaacgaataattataatttaattaatatgcatGTGCCAAATAAATACACGGAGCAAATAAAACCAAATCGGTGAAAATAAGATTATAGGAAACGCAGCTTCCTCAGATCtaaacttacttttaagtttcGCATACGTGGAAACGGATGCGGGATTTAATTGCCGCCCAGATCCaaggtaaattaaatagatatgCATAATTGCCTTATTACGTAAAAAGGTTGTTACCATACAATTgccatttaaattctaacGTATCTTTAAAAAAGCGAACGTTCAATTTGCATTCAAGCAGACCTGATTTGTACAAAAGCATTGAAAGGAAAATTCTTAcggttttaattagaaaaacaaattaatgcgGCGgtgtaaaattgaatttaacacaatactataaataaatcatgaccACCTTGTGTTCGTTCGAAGGAACGCGGTGAGTCAACTGGGaagcacaattttaattgcgTTAAAAAAGATCACTATTGGACAATGTTTATGAGACATTGGCAGATAAACTAATTAAGTGAGAAGTCCCAGTTCGATTTAGTTAAACAATGAAATACTTTAAtgctcattttttatttttcttatggaTGTGTGGGTTGGTTTTGATgactcaaattaaatataaagttttcatCACGGTACTCGTCtccatttgaattttaaatgtcaaatgtTGCCTACTTTAGATggcacaaataatatttactgaagatataatttcaaaacacGGAactgttgaataaataaatttttgcacATATTTGAGGAGATTATCTAAGTCACAGCTTATATAACTGAGTTACTTTATGATGACTTTATTCTAGTTTGGATTACGTCACTTTGATTATGTAGGTTACTTGAATAGACCAAATGTGTTGATCTTTTTTCGGATTGTATTTCTTGTGCAAACTTCCAAGCTtcaaatttctgaaattatgaGGATACATcattataatgttaaataaatataaaatagaaaccaTCATGAATCATAATGAAGGAGAACTAATAACCTCAAGTTGTCGTTTGAACCGGAACAAAGTTAAACACTAAAATTGATAATGTTTATGGAATATGAGGGTCCAAATTATCATTTACACTGTATTCACAATGGAAACACCGATTAAAATGCCGTaggtgttttaattgaatgttACAAGGTAATATTCTAAAACTTTGTTGAATACTAATAAGGTGCAagatagtttattaatatcacCTTACATTCATCCTTCATATTTCTGTATTTACTATTATAAGGTCGCAATTGCAAAATTGCATTTCTTGTCGAATTGAGACAGATAAGGTTTCacatgaaatttatttctgtaagCTTGATTGATTAATTGCAACAACTATTGGTTTTAttctaagaattaaaattgatcattgaaaatacaacaaaattactaaacgttaatatatttttttcagttggCCGGTTTGGCTTTGGTAATCATAGGATGTCTCTATAAATTCAACTATAGCGACATCACCAAAGCTTTGCCATCCGACTTTGGACTTGCACCTATACTATTCATCATCATAGGCGCCATAGTCTTCATCACAGCCTTCTTTGGATGCTGCGGTGCTGTCAGAGAGAGCACTTGCATGCTTACAACAGTAAGTTGacgttaattatttgtaacccAATATCTAATATCCCTTAATTTTTAGTACGCCATCATTCTGTTGACAATCTTCATCATCCAAGTGGCGATAGGAGTATACGCCTTCATCCAGATTAAGGACACGTACGCCCTCCAGAAGTCCATCACCCAAAACTACAGGAAAACGTTCGACGAAAGGCACCACATCAGAGAGGCCAACGAGACCGTCCAGGCCACCCAAAGCTgggtaagataattaattattaaaatcaaaaattcgtCTGTTCAATACACGTGTTTTAGTTGCACTGCTGCGGTGTCGACGGTCCTGACGACTGGAATCACATTCCACCGACCTGCTGCTCAAACAACAACGTCCATTGCAGCAGAGCCTCTCCCGACTTGTACCAGAATGGTTGCGCAACACAAATCTTTGACTTGCTGCAGAAGAGCACTAAAGTTATTGGCGGTGTTGCCATCGGTATCGCTGCAGTAGAAGTAAGATAACGTCGTTTTTCTGTGCGTGTTAGAGAtattaatttgacatgtttGCAGATTCTCGGTGCCGTCTTCGGTTTGTGCTTATCGAGTTCGATAAGGAACCACTACAGAAGAAACATTTACGCCTAGAATATGCCTTAATATGAGAGACATGAATATGAAAAGTAGAgaagatatatttttgttaaaataaacaaaccaaGATGTATTATAATCTGAGATGTTATATAACgaatgatttttgtttttgtttactgCACATGTttaccttttttaaatttagatattataaatgatatgttagtttgaaagtttttataatatttatttaataataatcagtgttaaattttatatttaaatttacttgttaCTATAGATtcttataagaataaatacttatttaagaCGATTTTcggttttattttgaaaaaaggtCTATACAGGATGACACCCACATTTAGGAGATTGTATGTTTTTTGCGATAAAAGTTTTCCCCTGAGAAATAAACTTGACATGTCTTTGGATTTTATCGAAAACTTCTGTATCCTGTATATTACCGATTGTTTATGTGTAAATGTTGCtactaaattacaattaatttgaattgttatttaataaaataatttgattggtTCATAGGTAATAAAACGACTAATTCATTTCACAAgttctttttatttcatcatttaaaattagttatattgaatatacataaattcgATGATtatccattttaaatttacaacaacaaGAGATATAATATAGAAGCATTTAAAATCACAATGTTAGTTATTAGTAGATAAAAGATTATACAACATGAtcacattcaaattttcaaaatgtttattttaattttaattagtgctAGAATTCAATCCGTAACAgtgtcaataaatttatgcgtgttaaagttgaaaattatcaataatctataaataatttcttgtagttatatacattgtttaaatatatcaagaaagttgacaatttgaaatttaacacAATTCTGCAGGTTACGCGATATCTAACGTCATTATTAAGtactttaacatttaatagttCTCTAATCTTTGGGGCTTGCGCCTCCTGACCAGAGATGTCGCCACCTGCGTCAGACTTGAAACGCAGTTTGAAATTGTTACGCTCTATCTATTTTACCCGCTCATTCAATtctatattttgattattcattttgaGATGCATAGTTTAAAATCGTCCTATAGAAATATAcggtttattgtaattttattataaaaaatcgaaatgTTAAGGTTCCGATGCCATCCTGATCCTTGCCGACTCTCTCGATCTGTTGTGGACTTCTGCTGTTCTAAGTGTAATTCCGAATATGTCTTCGTGGTAGCGGTTTTCatcctttaaaaatgttaatatttaaacatccatcataaaattaataaattagttttataataaatcggTACTCACTCTTAAAGACAGCATATAATTTTGAACCTGCTGATCTGTCATGCCTCCATACTTTTGAATAATAGATTTCAGCGTTTGATACACATGCTCAGCCATTGTGCAATCACCACAGACATAAAAGTGACCTTTTTCAATCACCAAAAATCGATAGATTTCTGCAGCCTCGTTTTGGGCCAAATTCTGGACATAAGTCtacaggaaaaaaaaaacaaattgaaaacaacttgaaacattaatttgtgACATTATTACCTTTGGAATGTTGGGTTCTCTGGAAAGCGCCAAAAATACTCTGTCGAGGACTCCCGCATTTTGCATCTGAACCTTCTCTTCCTTGTAAAGATCCATATCCTTGGTTCTGCATCCGAAGAACAGCCACATCTTACCAACTTTCTGTTGGTTCTGTTTCATGAGTGCATATCTGTGTTGCCAGAAGGATCGGAATGGCGCAATACCTGTTCCTGGGCCCACCAGGATAACAGGTCTTGATATATCATTTGGTAGATAGAAACTAGGAGCactgcaataaaaaaattaattagtataagtatattttgtatcaTAAGATAAGAATGACAGACCTTCTGACGAAGAGACACACTTCTTCTCCTTCCGGAATGTCTTGAAGATAATTGGAACATACTCCATGGTGTATTGGACCTTCAccatctataataataataataataacaaaaatattatgatttcattaaaacaacTAAACAATATTCGAGTcttgtatatatttagtaaGGTAATCAAACTCCGTGTTGTTGAATGCTTGTTTGAACATCACCTGTAAATATTGATCCTCAAACTGTCCAACCTTTAATACACGGAATTAATCCACTTAAAATATCAAGTTTAGGGCGTGATTTACACACAAGTTTTACTTGTTATCAGCATCGTGATTCCCCAACCTATATAGGACGTAACACAATTTCTTACCTTGTGTTCTGTAAACCACGACAGCAACAGTCAAATGAAGTTGGTTGGGATTTAAGGCTGGACTGGacgaaattgaataaaatcttGGTTGCAGGATGCTCAGTTGGGCGAGCAAAAGTGGAGCGTAGGGAGCAATTGAAGGGAACTCCTCTAGGACTTCCAGCAGGTTCGGGAAGCGCCAGTGTCTCCAGTCTTCGTAAGCTGCGGAATCCTAAAACAATTGTTCGAAAATTAGACACAAGgaaattaaaagtaacatcaaaatattaattccagGCCTTAATGTTTCACAATTTCCAGAAGCATTTAACGTTACATTTGGAATGTTTAAGATATACGAATTAATGAATTCTTCAtagaaattaaagttttatgttttaatttcaacaaaaatatacgtattttatttgtttgtcttGAATAAAGGAATTCGGCGGAATAGTCTATTCCACTTTATGAATTTCCCCAACggaaatatttagtatttaacaagaatttagtttaaaacccATGGAGAAATATCACCGTTTGGCCAGcaataaaactgttaaataaaaaactattcttGCGGAAATGATCATACGAGGCAGTTAAATTTTGTGcacaattgaaattttacttttgtacGGAACAACTGTGGATTTCGCATTGAATATGGTTATTTCCGTTAATAGGTATTTCATTTTGGATCGCGTGTAATCGCTTCCCTTTGCCATTTGTGTTTTATGTTTACCGCAAAAATGGCGAGCATAAACGGTCCTGTTGAATGCTGAAAGTGGGACATAAAAGAGCTAAATGATACTGAAGAGATATCATTGTTCTGCTTTCTTTTATTCCTTGCAGTgacacaattttaacaaattgtagaattgCAGGATTTTTAACGACTTTATCTATACattccaaattaaatatttaaagaagtcctaacagaaaaattaatgtgaatTCAGTAAATAGTTGACTCACTGTAGCTAGAGTGTTGAGTTTTCTTTGATCTTCTTCATCGGTGGCAATTGCGGCAAACTGCTCCAACAGGTTTGGAGACGGAGGGGTTGTGATGTCCAAGTATCTGGATAGAAGCTCCCTTACAGAGCTGCGTGGCAATCTTTCGTGTGCCGTCCAAGTTTTAACAACACCTTAAATTCCAACACAAACGATTAGGATAAAACCATTCAATCGAAATGAACTATTACCATTTGAAGTGTGACTCTCGCTTTGAATTTGCAATTCCACTGGAGCGTCCGGGTCAGTGACTCCTTTAAGTCTGGTTATGATTTTGTCAACAATTTCCGGCCTATTGACTGCGAAAACTCCCACGTGATCGCCGGGTTTGTACAACAAATAGTTGTCGAATTCCAATAACAAAGTTGCTTTAGGCGAGTTCTCGCCATGCAAATTTGTTCTTCTTATTAGCGGTAACGCGGAAACCTGAACGTAAACTTAACTTGTAGATGATGTTTATgttatgattatattattacctTTTTGTTATGGCACTTCTGTAGGCCGGAAGTCAATTTATCAACTTTAGCTTCAACAAATCTGACGGTCTGTGCAGTCAGTGACTGACTTTGTAAAGTGATGGTGGCTTCGAGGAATGTGTCGTCGTCGTCCAAACAAAACGTTTCGCAAGCAACCTGTGTAGATGTTTAACGTTAGCGTTGGAAGAAACGATGAAGTTTTGTGGCTTACTTTGAAAATTTGCGGAGCCCACTTCCTGAATGCCTGTTCCTGACCGCACATTTCGTCTCCAGTGGCCAGTTTCAGGAGTCGCTCCCCGCCCAGTTCGCCAAGCAAATTATCCACGTATTTGCCAAAAGCGCAGAAGTTTGGATAAGCGCTCGAACCAAGACCAAACACAGCAAAcctatttaaacattcattgttaatttttctgacCACAACACACacaaattacaacaaaatcttcaagcaaacaaaacaaattacaaataagcCACCTGTGGAAAAATAACAAACTAAACAAatggacaaataaaaaaaaactgcctCCAATATAAACCATCCAACCTGGATATTACCTGACGTTGCTCAACGGTCCAAATGTATCCTCCAGGAGGGGCTCACTTACGGAGCCCCTCAACGAATCTAGGCgatccaattttttatttgttgtattgATTTCGCTTTGGCTGTTCGCCTTAATGAAAGACTTTGATGTCGCCATTGCCATACTGGGTGTTAAGCAGCAGGGGAATAAAAAACATTGTGTTAAGATTTTGTGTCCACACAACATAGGGAACACTCTTTCCAATAATATATACTATTGTGTATTTgcataaatattctattaacaTGGAAAACACTAATAAATTCCCTTTGTTCAGAATACTTTGAAGTTAAACATACATTGAATGTTGAATGTGTGTCATACAAAACAGGATAAAacccaataaaaatgtaaattcaatttatctaTAACATTGTATTGAATACatgctatttttgtattaattgggtgaaattaatttattcatatggCAACTATCTTGTGGCATATGTAAAACAAGCCATTGAAAGATAAAAGCCACACAGACACTGGTATGCCCGTTGTTCCCTTCACCAGATAAGCTTGTGAAAGCATATAGAAAAGCACGTTTATATGGAGAACAAATGGTCAGGATACTATAGTACATCCCAGTGTTACTGGTTGGATAAAAACGAAATTTGCAGacaaatgattataataaaatgttactgtattataatatttttaagttgggTTTGGTGTTAATGAATCTTACCTAAGTTTAGTAGGGTCACCATTTG encodes the following:
- the LOC109603629 gene encoding nitric oxide synthase-like protein isoform X2, which translates into the protein MTGETDLVDKPPHNNDDQNVRRCQFKPRKRAICCKNHQDKNKDVYDTLYDTGISENTTCTNQVCLGSMMAQPGRNDIRTPQEILQHAKDFLDQYFTSIRRSQSPAHIARWEQVQKEVNTTGAYQLTETELIYGAKLAWRNSVRCIGRIQWSKLQVFDCRYVTTTSGMFEALCNHIKYSTNKGNIRSAITIFPQRTDGKHDFRVWNQQLLGYAGYRQPDGSVVGDPLNVEFTEMCQKLGWKSAGTRWDLLPLVLSANGHDPDYFDIPSEYVLEVPLSHPTLDWFEELGLKWYALPAVSSMMFDCGGIQFTAAPFNGWYMSTEIGCRNLCDTHRLNMLETVALKMGLDTRTPVTLWKDKALVECNVAVLHSFQQKGVTIVDHHTASESFMKHLENEVRLRHGCPADWVWIVPPLSGSATPVFHQEMALYYLKPSYEYQEPAWKSHVWKKGRDSGKSKKPRRKFHFKQIARAVKFTSKLFGRALSRRIKATVLYATETGKSEGYAKKLGEIFGHAFNAQVYSMADYDISSIEHEALLLVVTSTFGNGDPPENGEEFAKNLYTLKMNENGISNGDPTKLSMAMATSKSFIKANSQSEINTTNKKLDRLDSLRGSVSEPLLEDTFGPLSNVRFAVFGLGSSAYPNFCAFGKYVDNLLGELGGERLLKLATGDEMCGQEQAFRKWAPQIFKVACETFCLDDDDTFLEATITLQSQSLTAQTVRFVEAKVDKLTSGLQKCHNKKVSALPLIRRTNLHGENSPKATLLLEFDNYLLYKPGDHVGVFAVNRPEIVDKIITRLKGVTDPDAPVELQIQSESHTSNGVVKTWTAHERLPRSSVRELLSRYLDITTPPSPNLLEQFAAIATDEEDQRKLNTLATDSAAYEDWRHWRFPNLLEVLEEFPSIAPYAPLLLAQLSILQPRFYSISSSPALNPNQLHLTVAVVVYRTQDGEGPIHHGVCSNYLQDIPEGEEVCLFVRSAPSFYLPNDISRPVILVGPGTGIAPFRSFWQHRYALMKQNQQKVGKMWLFFGCRTKDMDLYKEEKVQMQNAGVLDRVFLALSREPNIPKTYVQNLAQNEAAEIYRFLVIEKGHFYVCGDCTMAEHVYQTLKSIIQKYGGMTDQQVQNYMLSLRDENRYHEDIFGITLRTAEVHNRSRESARIRMASEP
- the LOC109603632 gene encoding CD151 antigen-like, which produces MGCATGIVKYIVFLANLVFALAGLALVIIGCLYKFNYSDITKALPSDFGLAPILFIIIGAIVFITAFFGCCGAVRESTCMLTTYAIILLTIFIIQVAIGVYAFIQIKDTYALQKSITQNYRKTFDERHHIREANETVQATQSWLHCCGVDGPDDWNHIPPTCCSNNNVHCSRASPDLYQNGCATQIFDLLQKSTKVIGGVAIGIAAVEILGAVFGLCLSSSIRNHYRRNIYA